In the Carboxydothermus hydrogenoformans Z-2901 genome, AAACATCGCTACATGGCCCTGGTCCACCTTTAAAATATCATTACTTCCCAGTTCATATTCGACTACTGCTCCATCGATTTCAACAAAGCAAAGACCCGGGCCTGTTACTTTCTCCAGAATAAAACCTTCTCCGCCAAAAAGACCGCTCCCAATTTTCTTTCTAAAGAAAATTTCCAATTTAACACTGCTTTCTCCGCATAAAAAAGCTTTTTTTTGGCAGATGATCGACTGGCCTGCCTTTAGCTCCAACGGAATAATTTTTCCGGGAAATGACGAAGCAAAAGCAATTTCCCCGCTATCCCTAGTGCAGGTATAAGTGGTCATAAAAAGCGTTTCTCCCGCCAGCTTACGGGCAATCCCTTTCAGTAAGCCCCCTTCCATATTGGTTTGCATTTCAAAACCCTCAGACATCCACGCCATGCCACCAGCCTGCGTAAAAACCTTTTCTCCCTTTCCCAGGGTTAAAATTACGACCGGCAAAGTCTCCCCCACAATTTTAAAATTCATAGATACACCACCCTTATATTATTTAAAATCTCCCGTATAATTTTTTAAAATTATTTTCCTCTAAACTTACCAAAGGGCTCGGTCAAGTTCGTAAATTACATAACGGCGAGTAAACATACGGCATTTGACAACCATCGTTTCACCATCTTTTTCGTAAAATATTCCAGACCCCAGTCGATCCTTAAATTTCCAACCATACTTTGAAAGTCGTTCATTGAGAAGAGATTCATTATATTCACTTTTAGCGATATATTTTGAGCCGTCAGACGAAATAAGGGCTATTCTTTCCCCAAAAAATTCAAGGCGTGCTACGCCAAATAAGACTGGAATTGGGTTTCCTTCCTGGAATAAGTAGAAGATTTTAATATTTAGAGTAACAATTAACAAAATTAGCAAGGTAACTAAAATCAAAATTATCTTTCTTTTAGCTTTTATTCGGTTAGACCGCACTGATAACATTTCCCCTTCTTACCCCTATGTAATTATTAATGGCTATGGCTTTTGCTTAACATCTGTAATAAGCCATTTCGTTCCACGCCTTTCAATCGTAAGAGTTATCCCCATCCGCAATTCTTCTCCAGGCACACTCGTTATCTCAACAACATCCCCTTCAAAGATAAACTTATTTTTATTTACCCTTTTCATATTTTTATATTCAATTCGGTCCGGCCAGGGACTGGAAACTTTTCTTCCTAAAGTTAATTAATTTCAAATTCACAGGTTACTACAGCTGTAATTTCTTTTTCTATTGAAGATGTATCAAATATCCCCATATCAGAAACATCAGTGGAATATGGTGCTGTTATTTGAAAAACCCCCATTTTCGATGACCTCAATTTTCCAACTTTTACTCCTGTAAACTTTGCAATCTGTTCCGCCCTTTGCATAGCATCCTTTGTGGCAAGCCCTAACATCCCCGCAAAGATCTCATCTCATTATCCTTAATTTGACTAAAATAACACCACTTTTTGTTAATAATTCATTTTGCCACTTATAACCTATTTTTCATAAACATTAACCATGTTGGACGGGTTGAAGTTGTCATTAATATTTAAATTCTTCATCCCCCGTATCGTTAGGCAGAACAATATAATACACAACACCATAATCCCACTTCCCCACCCTCACCGAAAGGTCGTCAGCGCCAGGTAGTACACTTTACACCTTAAGCGGTACGCATGTACTCTGTGAACCGTACACCTTTACCGCATTAGTAGCCTTGCAATCTCAAAGCCATCTTAAAAAGCGGTCGACTTCACCCTTCGACCTAAGGGGACGCTCTCAACGACTCTTCCGGCTACGCCTAAAAAACATTATAATTCTTCCACCAATTCGTTAGCCCAGTTAGCTAACTGGATAGAAGCATCTAATTCGCGATATCTTTTGGCATATTCATCAGCACGACTACGCCATACAGCAACGTCTATCGTCGGTATAAATTTTATTTCCGACTTTGTTATTCGCCATTCACGTGCGCCAACTGCCGCATCAGCTACTTCTTTAGCCGTCTCATGCAATAGTTTAAGCATATCACGTTCTACAATTGCTTCCATCAACGTTCTTCCATCAGGTAGCCTTACGGCTATATTTGTTTTGTTAATGGCAGTAGTTATTTTCTGCAATTTTTCTACAAGCATCAGTATTTTTTCCATCAACTGTTCCGGATTTTCTGCAGGTGCATCGCCTTCTTGAACTCTTGCATCGTGACACGCACGCGCACGTAAAGCAGCAATTTCTTCTTTTATCCGTTTTCGTTCTAATAATGCTTCCGCAAGTTTCATTTTATCTCCCAACTTGGGCAATCATCTCCCAAATCGGGAATATTCCCTCCTTTCTAACCCGGATTTGTTTTTACCTTGCGAAGATAATATCACCGCCGACACACAGCGCCAATCCAAATCTAAGTTTCATTTTCTCCATCCCTCGGATTGTGTGCACTTCAAAGCCAAAAGAAACGTCTAATCGGTTGTTCACTCGTTCTACGCTGGTACTTTTTTTGTCAACAGCGGATTTAAATTGACCCATTTTCAAAGTTTTTAAATTGACCTAACCTGGCTTTTTTTAAATTAGCTTTGATATGTGAGTTACTGTAGAGACCGGTTTTTAACCTGTCCTTTTTCATCGATACTAGGCTGGAAGGTAAGGTTAAATTGGGTTAGAGTCTTTTTATACGGAAGTCGGGCGAGTTGTAACCTTTTTAGGTATGGGGCTTTCTTTCAGGAATGCCCTCTGCTCTGAGGTATTTTCTAACCGTATTTCTGGAATGACCTGTTTCTCGTGCGATTGCACAAATACTCTTGCCTCTTGCTTTTAATTCATGTAACATGATAATAGATCCACTCCCGAGCATTTATTTCCCTCCGATCCTTTGCTGTGGTCTCAGAGGGATATTTCGCCAGGGGGTGGGTCATTTCCTTTTCGTTGCTCCCGGGGCAATTATACACCGGCG is a window encoding:
- a CDS encoding DIP1984 family protein — its product is MKLAEALLERKRIKEEIAALRARACHDARVQEGDAPAENPEQLMEKILMLVEKLQKITTAINKTNIAVRLPDGRTLMEAIVERDMLKLLHETAKEVADAAVGAREWRITKSEIKFIPTIDVAVWRSRADEYAKRYRELDASIQLANWANELVEEL
- a CDS encoding TIGR00266 family protein → MNFKIVGETLPVVILTLGKGEKVFTQAGGMAWMSEGFEMQTNMEGGLLKGIARKLAGETLFMTTYTCTRDSGEIAFASSFPGKIIPLELKAGQSIICQKKAFLCGESSVKLEIFFRKKIGSGLFGGEGFILEKVTGPGLCFVEIDGAVVEYELGSNDILKVDQGHVAMFEPTVTFEIEMVKGFTNVLFGGEGLFLATLKGPGKVWLQSLPIENLAARLIPYLPASKGD